Part of the candidate division KSB1 bacterium genome is shown below.
TCACTTCAACTGCAGATTCCCCAGGTTTTTTCTTCAGCCGGGCTGGAAATTCGCGCACAACCTGTCCATCGCCATCAATGATCCGATATTGAACGGAATAATTCGACGTATCATTACCGCTCCACTCAGCAAGATTATAAATCTCAGTGTAAAACATGAGCATTGGCAGTCCAGTCCCATAAAATTGATCAGGATTGGGAATGACCTGATAGCCATTTTTATAAAACAAATTTCGCTCAGTGTTGGGTCGAATTTGCGTGGCCAATTCAATATCACTGAGATTCAGCGTGCCGGTATCGAACGATTCGATGGTGAGCGGGAGTTGTTTCTCCCGCTGGAGCTGGGAATTCTCATCCCGCAACCGGACCTTTAGCTGATAGTTTCCGGGTTTGATAGCAAAATACCCCAGACCAAACAGCTTTTGGTTCGATGTGAGTTCGGCCAAACTATCAATACGCGTGATACTCTGCCACGTATCGGACGCCAGCAACGAATCCCGTTGCCAGATCTCAGCCTGAAATGAAAATTCAGCTTTCCATGTCTTCCCATCTGGAACGAACTTGAGATGATCCCGATAAATCGAGTAATAAAGCTCCAATAGCACAAAATTGTCCTGCGCTCGAAATCGGCCGAAATCAAATCCGAAATTGAACCGTTCCAAGCTCAACGTTGAATCTGCCAGCGATTGACAATATGTTAGATTGCCAGCTACCAATGTGGCTATTGCAATGATCAATCCTATGATTGCCAACCTAATATAACTCATTTTTTCCCTCCAAAAATTTCATCAGAAACTTTTGCAACTTAAACGAAAACCAAACAGGTCATCATCATCGCTGCAGATAAAGGATTGGCTGAAATTTCAGTCAATTTCCAATAAGCTTTGTCCATCTACCAAGCCGACAGCTAATTAACCTGGTATCTCTGAAAATATGTTTAGCAGTAATTGTCTTATTCTAGTTTGACTGATACAATCTTAGAAACCCCACTCTCCTCCATCGTGATGCCATAGAGGCAATCTGCCGATTTCATGGTGAGCTTATTATGCGTGACGATAATAAATTGAGTAGTACTGGCAAATTGCCGAATCGCATGGATGAATCGTTTCACATTATTGTCATCCAATGGCGCATCTACCTCATCCAAGATGCAGATTGGACTGGGTTTGACCAGGTAGATCCCGAAGAGTAGCGAGATAGCGGTCAGTGCTTTCTCACCAGTAGAGAGCAAGCTGAGAGATTCCATGCGCTTGCTTTTGGGATTGGCTTTGATTTCGATTTCTGCTTCTAAAGGATCCTCATTTGGAGCGATCACCAGATCGGCATCTCCCTCCGGGAAAAACTGTCTAAACACCTTGATGAAATTGGCGCGAATCTCTTGAAACACTGTATTGAATTTTTGTTGCGCGGTTTCATTGATATGCGATATAGTCTCTTTTAAATTTTGCTCAGCCGCAATCAGATCTTCATGTTGCTTTTGCAAAAAATCAAGCCGAGCTTTCTCTTCTTCATATTCTTTCAACGAAAGGAGGTTCACTGGGCCAAGACTTTTGATTTTCTCACGCAGCGCATTAACTTGCGCCTCATCTACTGTGACGTCATAGCTGGGATCAATCGGTTGTCGTTTCAGCTCGACATCGTATTCCTCTATCATCCGATGATATAGATTGTCAGCATTAATCCGCAGTTCCGATTTTCTTAATTCGATCTGATGCAATTGTTCCGCTACTGACTCCCGTTCCTTGCGAAGCTGGCTGATGGCCCGGCTTTTCTCATCGACATTGTCTCGCAGGGAACGATAGCGCCCTTCCAGCTCAGTCACCCGAGCCTCTTGTGCTTCTTTTTCGACGTAATTCTGGGTCACCAATTCGCTAAGCTCCTCAATCCGACCCTCTAGTTGCGCCCTCTGTTCATCAGCGCTGACCAGCTCTTGTTCAAGACGCCGAATGGTCCTTTCATAATCCTCGATCGATCGCTGCGCTTGGTCAGATTCGCGCCGCAGGTTTCGCTCGTTGCCCAATAGTTCCACTACGGTCAAATTCAATCGATTAACTTTTGTCGACTGCTGATTGCGCAATTCCAAAATCTGATCCAGCTCCTGACGATGATCTTGAAATTGACGATTCATTTCTGTGTAAGCATTCTGGTGCATCACCACTGCTTGAGCTAATTTTTGATGCTGTTGCTCTTTTTGTTCTAACTCAGCATCGATTTGAATTTGCTGGGTTCGACACACCTCACGACGCTCGTTCATCTGACTAATTTGATATTGCACCTGCGAACGTTTTAATTCGGTATCAGAAAGCTGCTGTGCAATCTGTTTGATTTGGTGCACCAATTCGCTCTTGCGCTGCTGCAACCCCATCCGCTGTGCCTCATCCGCTCGCAATTTTCTTTCAAGCGACTCAAGCCTTTGATGCAATTCATCGATCTGCTGCTGAAGCTTTCGGACTTGATCGTGACGACCCACAATACTTTCCGATTCCGATTGTTTCTGTCCCCCCTTGATCCCACCCCAGTTGAAAATCAATTCGCCAGATAATGTGACGAAATGGATATCACGTGAATTTTCCGATTGACTCAGGCGCTGGGCAGCGGAGCGATCTGTGACAACCAAATAGCGACCAATCATCAACTGGATCGCTGGCCGGAACTGAGCCGGACAGCTCACCAGATCCGCAGCCCAACCAAGCACATCAGGATCTGATGGAGCTGGTTTGAAAGTGCTGCTTCCAACCACACGCTTCAGCGGAACAAAAGTCACGATCCCCTGGTGATGCTCACTTAGTTCGTCGATGCCAAGGTATGCCGCTTCCTCATCAGCGACCAACAAGCAGGCAGCGCGATCTCCTAATGCCGATTCAATCGCTTTTCGATAGCTATCTTCCACACCAATCGCCTCAGCCAATGTGGTATAAAATCCATGCGACGGTCCCAACCGATCCATCAAAAATTTGATCCCTGGGGGATAATCCGCGTAACTTTCCAACAGCTCCTGGATAAATGTGAGCCGCTGCTGCTGGCGCTCAATCTCGGTGTTCACTTTCCGCATGGCATCTTTCGTTTGATCAATCTGCTGCTGCAATTGCTCAAATTCTAATTCCAATTGCGCTTGTGTTTCCACCAACTCATCCGAATTGGTCCTGAGTCGCTCCTCTTGCTCGGAGAGCTGTTTTTGTTGTTGTTCCAACGCCCCGATTCGGCTCACCAATTGCTCTTGTTCGGTGACCAAACTGGCCCTTTGTGCTTTTAAGTGGTCCAGTTGCGAGGTCATCCGTTCAAGTGATCGTTGCTGCTCCGCAAGCGATTGCATCTGTTGCAGCAATTCCCGCTCAGACTGCTGGGTTTTTATCCTTCGTTCCGAGATCTGATCATCCAGCAGCTTGAGGGCTTGCTGCGCTTGTTCGAACTCCAGCCGGGCTTGCTCCAACCCTGTTGCCAATTCAGCAAGCTGATGTTCAATATCAATTCGCTGGTTTTGGTGATTGGCAATCCGAGTTTTGAGCGTTTCGATTTCACCAGCGATCCTGGTCTTATTATCGGTGAGGGATTTTATACGCTCACGACTCAGTAAAATTTCTTCTTCTCGTTTGCGGATTGTGTCGAGGATCTGGTTCAAGCTGACTTGAGCCTGCCGAAGCTGCTCCTCCAATTGAAGCAAATCAGACTGAAAGGCCTCGACTTCAGCTTCCTTGAAAGAAATCTGCGATGTCAAACTCTCGCGATGGCGGGTGAGTGATTCATAATTTTGATTCAGTGGGGCAAGTTCTTCAGAGATCCGATTAAAATGAAAGCTGGCCACCCGAATTTCGGTCTCTTTCAATTCTTGAGCCAGTTCCTGATAACGTTGTGCTCGTCGCACCTGCCGATGGAGCGAATTGACTTTGCTCTGAACTTCGGTGATAATATCTGCAAGTCGCACTAGATCTTGTTCAGTTGCATCCAGCTTGCGCAGCGTGAGTTTGCGCCGTTGCTTATACTTGGAGATTCCAACCGCCTCTTCAAAGATGCGTCGGCGATCCTCGGGCTTGCCATTCAAGATGGATTCCACCATACTCA
Proteins encoded:
- a CDS encoding GWxTD domain-containing protein, with amino-acid sequence MSYIRLAIIGLIIAIATLVAGNLTYCQSLADSTLSLERFNFGFDFGRFRAQDNFVLLELYYSIYRDHLKFVPDGKTWKAEFSFQAEIWQRDSLLASDTWQSITRIDSLAELTSNQKLFGLGYFAIKPGNYQLKVRLRDENSQLQREKQLPLTIESFDTGTLNLSDIELATQIRPNTERNLFYKNGYQVIPNPDQFYGTGLPMLMFYTEIYNLAEWSGNDTSNYSVQYRIIDGDGQVVREFPARLKKKPGESAVEVSGMNIISFQSGTYFFELEAKDLSTGAAIAKRKKFFIYREGDLAVSDSVAKHRAEEKFQAAMERIYKGMSTQTLDEEFDAASYIATREEKEIYKTLDAQGKQAFLIEFWRKRDKSPETPQNEFRDDYLKLVNTANKEFSGFKKGYKSDRGRVLLLYGVPDEIERFPLNMEHKEHHIWKYFSIQGGVIFVFVDKQGFGNLELVHSTARGELSDPDWERWIDPNR
- the smc gene encoding chromosome segregation protein SMC, with the translated sequence MYIQRLNIFGFKSFARKAVFEFMPGITGVVGPNGCGKSNVVDAIRWVLGEQRAGTLRSDRMENVIFNGSKNLKPLGMAEVSIVIHNTQKILPVEYSEVMITRRLFRSGESQYLINNNPCRLKDITDLLMDTGLTPDAYSVIELSMVESILNGKPEDRRRIFEEAVGISKYKQRRKLTLRKLDATEQDLVRLADIITEVQSKVNSLHRQVRRAQRYQELAQELKETEIRVASFHFNRISEELAPLNQNYESLTRHRESLTSQISFKEAEVEAFQSDLLQLEEQLRQAQVSLNQILDTIRKREEEILLSRERIKSLTDNKTRIAGEIETLKTRIANHQNQRIDIEHQLAELATGLEQARLEFEQAQQALKLLDDQISERRIKTQQSERELLQQMQSLAEQQRSLERMTSQLDHLKAQRASLVTEQEQLVSRIGALEQQQKQLSEQEERLRTNSDELVETQAQLELEFEQLQQQIDQTKDAMRKVNTEIERQQQRLTFIQELLESYADYPPGIKFLMDRLGPSHGFYTTLAEAIGVEDSYRKAIESALGDRAACLLVADEEAAYLGIDELSEHHQGIVTFVPLKRVVGSSTFKPAPSDPDVLGWAADLVSCPAQFRPAIQLMIGRYLVVTDRSAAQRLSQSENSRDIHFVTLSGELIFNWGGIKGGQKQSESESIVGRHDQVRKLQQQIDELHQRLESLERKLRADEAQRMGLQQRKSELVHQIKQIAQQLSDTELKRSQVQYQISQMNERREVCRTQQIQIDAELEQKEQQHQKLAQAVVMHQNAYTEMNRQFQDHRQELDQILELRNQQSTKVNRLNLTVVELLGNERNLRRESDQAQRSIEDYERTIRRLEQELVSADEQRAQLEGRIEELSELVTQNYVEKEAQEARVTELEGRYRSLRDNVDEKSRAISQLRKERESVAEQLHQIELRKSELRINADNLYHRMIEEYDVELKRQPIDPSYDVTVDEAQVNALREKIKSLGPVNLLSLKEYEEEKARLDFLQKQHEDLIAAEQNLKETISHINETAQQKFNTVFQEIRANFIKVFRQFFPEGDADLVIAPNEDPLEAEIEIKANPKSKRMESLSLLSTGEKALTAISLLFGIYLVKPSPICILDEVDAPLDDNNVKRFIHAIRQFASTTQFIIVTHNKLTMKSADCLYGITMEESGVSKIVSVKLE